From a region of the Zingiber officinale cultivar Zhangliang chromosome 4B, Zo_v1.1, whole genome shotgun sequence genome:
- the LOC121978155 gene encoding uncharacterized protein LOC121978155, with the protein MDLDYAFRHDHPAPLTDDSTAYQKVNFDKWERSNRISLMIMTMSIPESLRGSITKKKDAKTFFKELVNQFTSNEKVETTTLLTKLVPMRYTGKDNIRGYIMEMSNLVTRLKALKLDMSESVLVNLILISLPTQFTPFKISYNTQKKKWTLNELIAQCVQEEERLRGDTSQSAQYTSSSQYSNKKKKRVMVKVRVNNLQWLGLQGIKCKSNKIQTQLVSFVKRKVI; encoded by the coding sequence ATGGATCTGGACTATGCCTTTAGGCATGATCACCCTGCACCTTTAACTGATGATTCAACTGCATATCAGAAGGTGAACTTTGACAAGTGGGAGCGATCTAATCGCATAAGTCTGATGATCATGACAATGTCAATACCAGAATCATTAAGGGGTTCGATAACTAAGAAGAAGGATGCTAAAACCTTCTTTAAGGAATTAGTGAACcaattcacctcaaatgaaaaggtcgagactactACACTTCTCACGAAGTTAGTGCCCATGCGGTACACAGGGAAGGATAACATTAGGGGGTACATCATGGAGATGTCTAACCTGGTTACAAGGCTCAAGGCACTAAAGTTAGATATGTCTGAAAGTGTCCTTGTGAACCTCATCTTGATCTCTCTGCCGACacagttcactccttttaagattagTTATAATACTCAAAAGAAGAAATGGACACTAAATGAGCTTATAGCTCAGTGTGTACAGGAAGAAGAGAGATTAAGAGGTGACACATCTCAAAGTGCTCAGTATACATCCTCATCTCAATATTcaaacaagaaaaagaagagggtAATGGTAAAAGTAAGGGTAAACAACTTGCAGTGGCTGGGGCTTCAGGGCATAAAGTGCAAAAGCAACAAGATTCAAactcaacttgtttcttttgtaaaaagaaaGGTCATCTGA